In Pseudomonas sp. MYb327, one DNA window encodes the following:
- a CDS encoding NAD-dependent epimerase/dehydratase family protein, producing the protein MNVFVTGAAGFIGGSIATGLIKAGHNVTGLVRTAEQADELKALGITPVIGTLDDSALLADQARAADAVINAASSDHRGAVEALLDALRGSNKVFLHTSGSSIVGDASGGQSSDVIYFEDNLPEPTVDKAARVAIDNLILDAAKDGVNSAVICNTLIYGHSLGVNRDSVQLPRLLKQARKSGVVRHVGIGQNIWSNVHIEDVVALYLLALTKNIPGTFYFVESGEASFIDMTTAMAEALNLGKPQDWPLKDAEAEWGYEMANYGLGSNSRVRGKHAREVLGWAPKRTSVIEWIRHEMV; encoded by the coding sequence ATGAACGTATTCGTTACCGGCGCTGCCGGTTTTATCGGCGGCTCCATCGCCACGGGCCTGATCAAGGCCGGGCACAACGTTACCGGCCTGGTGCGCACCGCCGAACAAGCGGATGAGCTGAAAGCGCTGGGCATTACGCCAGTGATCGGCACGCTGGATGACAGCGCGCTATTGGCCGATCAGGCGCGCGCCGCCGACGCCGTGATCAACGCCGCCAGCAGTGATCATCGCGGTGCGGTGGAAGCCTTGCTCGATGCTCTGCGCGGGTCCAACAAAGTGTTCCTGCACACCAGCGGTTCGAGCATCGTCGGCGATGCCTCGGGCGGTCAGTCCAGCGACGTTATCTATTTCGAAGACAACCTGCCGGAACCCACCGTGGACAAGGCCGCACGCGTGGCCATCGACAACCTGATCCTCGACGCAGCGAAGGACGGCGTTAATTCGGCCGTGATCTGCAACACGCTGATCTACGGCCACAGCCTGGGCGTCAATCGCGACAGCGTGCAGTTGCCGCGCCTGCTGAAACAGGCCCGTAAAAGTGGTGTGGTCCGCCATGTCGGTATTGGCCAGAACATCTGGTCCAACGTGCACATCGAAGACGTGGTCGCGTTGTACCTGCTGGCGCTGACCAAAAACATTCCGGGCACGTTTTACTTTGTCGAAAGCGGCGAAGCGTCGTTTATCGACATGACCACGGCGATGGCCGAGGCGTTGAACCTGGGCAAGCCACAAGACTGGCCGCTGAAGGATGCCGAAGCCGAATGGGGTTATGAGATGGCCAACTATGGTTTGGGCTCCAACAGTCGGGTTCGCGGCAAGCATGCGCGGGAAGTCTTGGGTTGGGCGCCGAAGCGTACGTCGGTGATTGAATGGATTCGTCACGAGATGGTGTGA
- a CDS encoding LysR family transcriptional regulator — translation MKARSDELQIFVCVIECGSISAAAEQVGQTPSAVSRTLSRLEAKLDTTLINRTTRRMDLTEEGKYFFEHAKLILDQMDELEERLSSRQQTPSGRLRINAASPFMLHAIVPYIDEFRQLYPDIQLELNSNDLIIDLLEQSTDIAIRIGTLADSTLHARSLGCSPLHIVASPAYLEKHGTPTAVADLSDHTLLGFTQNEGLNQWPLRYVHGDRWPIQASLSASSGETIRHLALEGQGIASLSHYMTIEDIRAGRLKVLLGEFNSGYRQPINAVYYRNSQLALRIQCFLDFIQSKLAVYASTDFSG, via the coding sequence GTGAAAGCCAGATCCGATGAGTTGCAGATTTTCGTCTGCGTGATCGAATGCGGGTCGATTTCCGCGGCCGCCGAGCAGGTCGGGCAGACGCCTTCGGCGGTCAGTCGCACGTTGTCGCGGCTGGAGGCCAAGCTCGATACCACGTTGATCAACCGCACCACGCGACGCATGGACCTGACCGAGGAGGGCAAGTATTTCTTCGAGCACGCCAAGCTGATTCTCGATCAGATGGACGAACTCGAAGAGCGCTTGTCCTCGCGCCAGCAAACGCCGTCCGGACGCTTGCGCATCAACGCCGCGTCGCCGTTCATGCTGCACGCCATCGTGCCGTACATCGATGAGTTCCGTCAGCTCTATCCCGACATCCAGCTCGAACTCAACAGCAACGACCTGATCATCGACCTGCTCGAGCAAAGCACCGACATTGCCATCCGCATCGGCACACTCGCCGACTCGACCCTGCACGCCCGCTCCCTGGGTTGCAGCCCGCTGCACATCGTCGCCAGCCCGGCATACCTTGAAAAGCACGGCACGCCGACAGCCGTGGCGGATCTGTCCGACCACACGCTACTCGGATTCACCCAGAACGAAGGCCTCAACCAATGGCCGCTGCGCTACGTGCATGGCGATCGCTGGCCGATCCAGGCGTCGCTCAGTGCCTCCAGTGGCGAGACCATCCGTCATCTCGCCCTCGAAGGCCAAGGCATCGCCAGCCTGTCGCATTACATGACCATCGAGGACATTCGTGCCGGACGGTTGAAGGTGTTGCTGGGCGAGTTCAACAGCGGTTATCGCCAGCCGATCAACGCGGTGTACTACCGCAACTCGCAACTGGCCTTGCGCATCCAGTGTTTCCTCGACTTCATCCAGAGCAAGCTGGCGGTTTACGCCTCCACGGATTTCAGCGGCTGA
- a CDS encoding NAD(P)H-dependent oxidoreductase, with translation MKNVLLLNGGKKFAHSDGRYNATLHEAALSVLDRGGIDVKATFIDEGYDVAEEVAKFLWADVIIYQMPGWWMGAPWTVKKYIDEVFTEGHGSLYASDGRTRSDASQKYGSGGLVQGKQYMLSLTWNAPQQAFDDPTDFFEGKGVDAVYFPFHKANEFLGMTGLPTFLCVDVMKRPNIEGDVARYEQHLKEVFGLKV, from the coding sequence ATGAAAAACGTCCTGTTGCTCAATGGCGGCAAAAAATTCGCCCACTCCGACGGCCGCTACAACGCCACCCTGCATGAAGCCGCGCTGAGTGTGCTGGATCGCGGCGGTATTGATGTCAAAGCCACGTTCATCGATGAGGGCTACGACGTCGCTGAAGAAGTCGCCAAATTCCTCTGGGCAGACGTGATCATTTACCAGATGCCCGGCTGGTGGATGGGCGCACCATGGACCGTCAAGAAGTACATCGACGAAGTCTTCACCGAAGGTCATGGCAGCCTCTACGCCAGCGACGGCCGCACCCGTTCCGATGCTTCGCAGAAGTACGGCAGTGGCGGTCTGGTACAGGGCAAGCAATACATGCTGTCGCTGACCTGGAACGCGCCGCAGCAGGCATTTGACGACCCAACTGATTTCTTCGAAGGCAAGGGCGTGGATGCGGTGTATTTCCCTTTTCACAAGGCCAACGAATTCCTCGGCATGACCGGTTTGCCGACCTTCCTCTGCGTGGACGTGATGAAACGCCCGAACATCGAAGGCGATGTGGCGCGATATGAGCAGCATCTGAAAGAGGTGTTTGGCCTGAAGGTGTAA
- a CDS encoding putative quinol monooxygenase translates to MSEMQGFILHAKTRPEKSDAFEAFFSAYVEASRAEPGCIEYHMLRDKQDPTLFIFYEIWQSREHLDVHSNLPHMKQFLEQRDEYLERDFEIRAIEMISPSSASR, encoded by the coding sequence ATGAGTGAAATGCAAGGCTTCATCCTGCACGCCAAGACCCGCCCGGAAAAATCCGACGCCTTTGAAGCGTTTTTCAGCGCCTATGTAGAAGCCAGTCGCGCTGAACCTGGCTGCATCGAGTACCACATGCTGCGCGACAAGCAGGACCCGACGCTGTTTATCTTTTACGAAATCTGGCAATCCCGGGAACACCTCGACGTGCACTCGAACCTGCCGCACATGAAACAATTCCTCGAACAGCGGGATGAATACCTGGAACGGGATTTCGAAATCCGCGCCATCGAAATGATCAGCCCGTCGTCCGCTAGCCGCTAA
- a CDS encoding sulfite exporter TauE/SafE family protein, with product MNTFASFYQNLGLTLSLLVIATFLLAGMIKGVIGLGLPTIAMGLLGLAMAPSQAAALLIIPATLTNVWQLAFGGHLRGLIKRLWPMLLAIFTGTGAGTLWIGMADGHWVVRGLGAALLLYALSGLFLPTLRVGAGSQRWLGPLCGMLTGIITSATGVFVIPAVPYMQALGLSKDELVQALGLSFTVSTLALAGGLLWRGALGGGELSASLLALIPAVLGMLLGQWLRQRISAVWFKRVFFIGLGILGAHLLISG from the coding sequence ATGAATACATTCGCCTCGTTCTACCAAAATCTTGGTTTGACCCTTTCGTTGCTGGTGATCGCCACCTTTTTGCTGGCCGGCATGATCAAAGGTGTCATTGGCCTCGGCTTGCCAACCATTGCCATGGGCTTGCTCGGTCTGGCTATGGCACCGTCACAGGCAGCCGCACTGTTGATCATCCCTGCAACCCTGACCAATGTCTGGCAACTGGCCTTCGGCGGGCATCTGCGCGGGTTGATCAAACGACTGTGGCCGATGCTGCTGGCCATTTTCACAGGCACCGGCGCGGGTACGCTGTGGATCGGCATGGCGGATGGGCACTGGGTGGTGCGGGGATTGGGGGCGGCGTTGCTGCTTTACGCGTTGAGTGGCTTGTTCCTGCCGACCTTGCGTGTGGGCGCAGGCAGTCAGCGCTGGCTGGGTCCGCTGTGCGGGATGCTGACGGGCATTATCACGTCGGCCACCGGCGTGTTCGTGATTCCGGCAGTGCCGTACATGCAGGCGCTAGGCTTGAGCAAGGATGAACTGGTGCAAGCATTGGGCCTGTCGTTCACCGTCTCGACCCTCGCCCTGGCCGGCGGGCTGTTATGGCGCGGCGCCCTCGGCGGTGGTGAGTTGAGTGCTTCGTTGCTGGCGCTGATTCCGGCCGTGTTGGGCATGCTGTTGGGGCAATGGCTGCGGCAACGAATCAGCGCCGTGTGGTTCAAGCGCGTGTTCTTCATTGGCCTCGGGATACTCGGCGCCCACTTGTTGATTAGCGGCTAG
- a CDS encoding LysR substrate-binding domain-containing protein codes for MHFDLTDLRLYLNILDTGNITAGAARSHLSLAAASARVRTMESSLGTDFLERGRRGVTPTPAGKALAQHARVLLQQAERMQQDLAEYAKGVKGQVRLLCNTTAITEYLPEVLADFLREHPNLDIDLQERPSARITHALREGAADLGIISDAVDTHSLETLPFCDDPLVLIMPPGHPLADGESPSFSDTLRHDYVGLAANSALAVYLEEQALHAGIRMQIRIRAEGFDAVMRMVAHGAGLAIVPLAAIQRRAEDRSFKSFMLKEDWAQRKLLLCARSFDQLPGYARTLFEALRTSKQTENP; via the coding sequence ATGCACTTCGACCTCACCGACCTGCGCCTCTACCTGAACATCCTCGACACCGGCAATATCACCGCCGGCGCCGCTCGCAGCCACCTGTCGCTGGCAGCGGCGAGCGCACGAGTCCGCACAATGGAATCTTCACTCGGCACGGACTTCCTGGAGCGCGGTCGTCGCGGCGTAACACCGACGCCTGCCGGCAAAGCCCTGGCGCAACACGCCCGCGTCCTACTGCAACAGGCCGAACGCATGCAGCAGGACCTGGCCGAATATGCCAAAGGCGTCAAAGGCCAGGTGCGATTGTTGTGCAATACCACGGCCATCACCGAATACCTGCCAGAGGTGCTCGCCGACTTCCTGCGAGAACACCCCAACCTCGACATCGACTTACAGGAACGGCCCAGCGCGCGCATCACTCATGCCTTGCGCGAGGGTGCCGCCGACCTTGGCATCATCTCCGATGCGGTGGACACCCACTCGCTGGAAACCCTGCCCTTTTGCGACGATCCCCTCGTGCTGATCATGCCGCCCGGGCACCCTTTGGCTGACGGCGAGTCACCGAGCTTCAGCGATACATTGCGTCACGATTACGTAGGGTTGGCTGCCAACAGCGCTCTAGCGGTGTATCTAGAAGAACAGGCGCTGCACGCAGGTATTCGCATGCAAATCCGCATCCGTGCCGAAGGCTTCGACGCGGTGATGCGCATGGTCGCTCACGGCGCCGGGCTGGCGATTGTGCCGTTGGCGGCGATCCAGCGCCGCGCCGAAGATCGATCATTCAAGAGCTTCATGCTGAAGGAGGACTGGGCACAGCGAAAATTGCTGCTGTGCGCCCGCTCATTCGACCAGTTGCCTGGGTATGCCAGGACACTGTTCGAGGCCTTGCGTACCTCAAAGCAGACCGAAAATCCTTGA
- a CDS encoding amino acid permease, protein MADEILQQATLKRGLKNRHIQLIALGGAIGTGLFLGSAGVLKSAGPSMILGYAIAGFIAFLIMRQLGEMIVEEPVAGSFSHFAHNYWGSFAGFLSGWNYWVLYVLVGMAELTAVGKYIQFWWPEVPTWVSAAVFFVLVNLINTLNVKIFGEMEFWFAIIKVVAIVGMIALGCYMLFSGTGGPQASVSNLWDHGGFFPNGYSGLLMAMAFIMFSFGGLELVGITAAEASEPRKVIPKAINQVVYRVLIFYVGALTVLLSLYPWDQLLQTLGASGDAYSGSPFVQIFALIGSDTAAQILNFVVLTAALSVYNSGVYCNSRMLYGLAEQGDAPKSLMKLNKQGVPIRALGVSALITMLAVLVNYVAPHEALELLFALVVASLMINWALISLTHLKFRKAMAQRGVVPGFKAFWSPYTNYLCLLFMAVIICVIWMIPPVRASVYAMPVWVLFIYGCYRLRMARHRNLPVAE, encoded by the coding sequence ATGGCGGACGAAATCTTGCAACAGGCAACACTCAAGCGGGGGTTGAAAAATCGACATATTCAACTGATCGCATTGGGTGGAGCCATTGGCACCGGGCTGTTCCTGGGCTCCGCCGGGGTGCTCAAATCCGCCGGGCCTTCGATGATCCTCGGCTATGCGATCGCCGGGTTTATCGCCTTCCTGATCATGCGCCAGTTGGGCGAGATGATTGTCGAGGAACCGGTGGCCGGCTCGTTCAGCCATTTCGCCCACAACTACTGGGGCAGCTTTGCCGGTTTCCTGTCCGGCTGGAACTACTGGGTACTGTATGTGCTGGTGGGCATGGCAGAGCTGACGGCGGTCGGTAAATACATTCAGTTCTGGTGGCCGGAAGTGCCAACCTGGGTCAGCGCGGCGGTGTTCTTTGTGCTGGTCAACCTGATCAACACGCTCAACGTGAAAATCTTCGGCGAGATGGAGTTCTGGTTCGCGATCATCAAGGTCGTGGCCATCGTCGGCATGATCGCGCTGGGCTGCTACATGCTGTTCAGCGGCACCGGCGGCCCGCAAGCGTCGGTGAGCAACCTGTGGGACCACGGCGGTTTCTTCCCCAACGGCTACAGCGGTTTGCTGATGGCGATGGCGTTCATCATGTTCTCTTTCGGTGGCCTGGAACTGGTTGGCATCACCGCGGCTGAAGCCAGCGAGCCGAGAAAAGTCATTCCCAAGGCGATCAACCAAGTTGTTTACCGCGTGTTGATCTTCTACGTTGGCGCACTCACTGTGCTGCTGTCGTTGTATCCGTGGGATCAACTGCTGCAAACGCTCGGCGCATCGGGCGATGCCTACAGCGGCAGCCCGTTTGTGCAGATCTTCGCCCTGATCGGCAGCGACACCGCCGCGCAAATCCTCAACTTCGTGGTGCTCACTGCGGCGCTGTCGGTCTACAACAGCGGCGTCTACTGCAACAGCCGCATGCTCTATGGCCTGGCCGAACAGGGCGATGCGCCAAAGTCGCTGATGAAACTGAACAAGCAGGGCGTTCCGATTCGTGCGCTGGGCGTGTCCGCGCTGATCACCATGCTGGCCGTGCTGGTCAACTATGTGGCGCCCCATGAAGCGCTTGAGCTGCTGTTCGCCCTGGTGGTCGCTTCGTTGATGATCAACTGGGCGCTGATCAGCCTGACGCACCTGAAGTTTCGCAAGGCCATGGCCCAGCGCGGCGTCGTGCCAGGCTTCAAGGCCTTCTGGTCGCCGTACACCAATTACCTGTGCCTGCTGTTCATGGCCGTGATCATCTGCGTCATCTGGATGATTCCGCCGGTACGCGCCTCGGTGTACGCCATGCCGGTATGGGTGTTGTTCATTTACGGTTGCTACCGGTTACGCATGGCCAGGCACCGGAACCTGCCAGTAGCCGAATAA
- a CDS encoding cupin domain-containing protein has product MTAPITVLRDTHPLPVLDACKWEKLEGDPHTVNLNAYTSEDGSKIMGTWICTPGKWYVEYVKWEYCDFREGYCIITPEGKEPIHLRAGDIFVIEPGMKGTWEVVETVRKYFVFA; this is encoded by the coding sequence ATGACCGCACCGATCACCGTACTTCGCGACACTCATCCGCTGCCCGTACTCGATGCCTGCAAATGGGAAAAACTCGAAGGCGACCCGCACACCGTCAACCTCAACGCCTACACCAGCGAAGATGGCAGCAAGATCATGGGCACCTGGATCTGCACGCCGGGCAAGTGGTACGTCGAATACGTGAAGTGGGAATACTGCGACTTCCGCGAGGGGTACTGCATCATCACCCCTGAAGGAAAAGAGCCGATCCACCTGCGCGCCGGTGACATTTTCGTCATTGAGCCCGGCATGAAAGGTACGTGGGAAGTGGTGGAAACCGTGCGCAAATATTTCGTGTTTGCCTGA
- the mmsB gene encoding 3-hydroxyisobutyrate dehydrogenase encodes MKIAFIGLGNMGAPMARNLIKAGHTLRLVDLNKTVLAELEQLGGSISASAREAADGAELVITMLPAAVHVRSVWLGEDGVLAGIGKGVPAVDCSTIDPQTARDVAAAAAKQGVAMADAPVSGGTGGAAAGTLTFMVGATAELFATLQPVLAQMGRNIVHCGEVGTGQIAKICNNLLLGISMVGVSEAMALGDALGIDTKVLAGIINSSTGRCWSSEMYNPWPGIVETAPASRGYTGGFGAELMLKDLGLATEAARQAHQPVVLGAVAQQLYQAMSLRGEGGNDFSAIINSYRKPR; translated from the coding sequence ATGAAAATTGCTTTTATCGGTCTCGGCAACATGGGCGCGCCGATGGCGCGCAACCTGATCAAGGCCGGGCACACATTGCGCCTGGTTGACCTGAATAAAACCGTGCTGGCGGAGCTGGAGCAACTGGGCGGCAGCATCAGTGCATCGGCCCGTGAGGCGGCTGACGGGGCCGAGTTGGTAATCACCATGCTGCCGGCCGCTGTGCACGTGCGCAGCGTCTGGCTGGGTGAGGACGGCGTGCTCGCCGGCATCGGCAAAGGCGTGCCGGCCGTGGATTGCAGCACCATCGATCCGCAGACCGCGCGTGACGTCGCCGCTGCTGCTGCCAAGCAGGGTGTGGCGATGGCTGATGCGCCGGTCTCCGGCGGCACGGGCGGTGCAGCGGCCGGGACGTTGACCTTCATGGTTGGCGCCACCGCGGAACTGTTCGCCACCCTGCAACCGGTGCTGGCGCAGATGGGCCGTAACATCGTCCATTGTGGTGAAGTCGGTACCGGGCAGATCGCCAAGATCTGCAACAACCTGCTGCTGGGGATTTCCATGGTGGGCGTCAGTGAAGCCATGGCCCTGGGCGATGCCCTGGGTATCGATACCAAAGTGCTGGCGGGCATCATCAATAGCTCCACCGGGCGTTGCTGGAGTTCGGAAATGTACAACCCGTGGCCGGGCATCGTCGAAACGGCGCCTGCGTCGCGCGGTTACACCGGCGGTTTTGGGGCTGAATTGATGCTCAAGGATCTGGGGCTGGCGACGGAAGCGGCGCGTCAGGCTCACCAACCGGTGGTGCTCGGCGCGGTGGCGCAGCAGTTGTATCAGGCGATGAGTTTGCGTGGGGAAGGCGGGAATGACTTCTCGGCGATCATCAATAGCTATCGCAAACCCCGATAG
- a CDS encoding CoA-acylating methylmalonate-semialdehyde dehydrogenase has protein sequence MNASLTPNETPTEIEAQKVKLLIDGQWVESQSTEWHDIINPATQQVLAKVPFATHEEVDAAISAAHRAFQTWKLTPIGARMRIMLKLQALIREHSKRIAIVLSNEQGKTIADAEGDIFRGLEVVEHACSIGSLQMGEFAENVAGGVDTYTLRQPIGVCAGITPFNFPAMIPLWMFPMAIACGNTFVLKPSEQDPMSTMLLVELAIEAGVPAGVLNVVHGGKDVVDALCTHKDIKAVSFVGSTAVGTHVYDLAGKHGKRVQSMMGAKNHAVVLPDANREQALNALVGAGFGAAGQRCMATSVVVLVGAAKQWLPDLKALAQKLKVNAGSEAGTDVGPVISKKAKARILDLIESGIKEGAKLELDGRDITVAGYEQGNFVGPTLFSGVTTDMQIYTQEIFGPVLVVLEVNTLDEAIALVNANPFGNGTGLFTQSGAAARKFQTEIDVGQVGINIPIPVPVPFFSFTGSRGSKLGDLGPYGKQVVQFYTQTKTVTSRWFDDDSVNDGVNTTINLR, from the coding sequence ATGAACGCTTCGCTCACGCCTAACGAAACCCCCACCGAAATTGAGGCGCAAAAGGTCAAGCTGCTGATCGATGGTCAGTGGGTCGAATCCCAGTCCACCGAGTGGCACGACATCATCAACCCGGCCACCCAGCAAGTGCTGGCCAAGGTGCCATTTGCCACTCACGAAGAAGTCGACGCCGCGATCAGTGCCGCCCATCGCGCCTTCCAGACCTGGAAGCTGACGCCGATCGGCGCGCGGATGCGCATCATGCTCAAGTTGCAGGCGTTGATTCGCGAACATTCCAAACGCATCGCCATCGTGCTCAGCAACGAGCAGGGCAAAACCATTGCCGACGCGGAGGGCGATATTTTCCGTGGCCTGGAAGTGGTCGAGCACGCTTGCTCCATCGGCAGCCTGCAAATGGGCGAGTTCGCTGAAAACGTCGCCGGTGGTGTCGACACGTACACGCTGCGTCAACCGATCGGCGTTTGCGCCGGTATCACCCCGTTCAACTTCCCGGCGATGATTCCGCTGTGGATGTTCCCGATGGCCATCGCCTGCGGCAACACCTTCGTTCTCAAACCGTCCGAACAAGACCCGATGTCGACCATGTTGCTGGTGGAACTGGCCATCGAGGCCGGGGTTCCGGCGGGCGTGCTCAACGTCGTGCACGGCGGCAAGGATGTGGTGGACGCACTCTGCACCCACAAAGACATCAAGGCTGTTTCGTTCGTTGGTTCTACGGCGGTCGGTACTCACGTTTACGATCTGGCCGGCAAACACGGCAAGCGCGTGCAATCGATGATGGGCGCCAAGAACCACGCCGTGGTTCTGCCGGATGCCAACCGTGAGCAAGCGCTGAATGCGCTGGTGGGTGCCGGTTTCGGCGCGGCCGGTCAACGTTGCATGGCGACTTCGGTGGTGGTGCTGGTGGGGGCGGCCAAGCAGTGGCTGCCGGACCTCAAGGCGCTGGCGCAGAAACTCAAGGTCAATGCCGGCAGCGAGGCGGGCACCGACGTAGGGCCGGTGATCTCGAAAAAAGCCAAGGCACGGATTCTCGATCTGATTGAAAGCGGCATCAAGGAAGGCGCCAAACTGGAGCTGGACGGTCGAGACATCACGGTTGCGGGTTACGAGCAAGGCAACTTTGTCGGCCCGACCCTGTTCTCCGGTGTGACCACCGACATGCAGATCTACACCCAGGAAATCTTCGGCCCGGTGCTAGTGGTTCTTGAGGTCAATACCCTCGATGAGGCAATAGCGCTGGTCAACGCCAACCCGTTCGGCAACGGCACGGGCCTGTTCACCCAGAGCGGTGCGGCGGCGCGTAAATTCCAGACCGAAATCGACGTCGGCCAAGTGGGTATCAACATCCCGATTCCAGTGCCGGTGCCGTTCTTCAGCTTCACCGGTTCCCGTGGTTCGAAACTTGGCGACCTCGGCCCGTATGGCAAGCAAGTGGTGCAGTTCTACACTCAGACCAAGACTGTCACCAGTCGCTGGTTCGATGACGACAGCGTCAATGACGGTGTGAACACCACCATCAACTTGCGTTAA
- a CDS encoding LysR family transcriptional regulator, with protein MQKNITSLGSLNWDDLKFFLEVARTRKASTAAKRLAVDYTTVSRRISSLEASLGTLLFEKSRTSGFVLTAEGQRLLGYAESIESTLHMACEQVSGSGVALSGHVRMGCTEGFGSFFITPQLSHFVDAYPAISVDILPLPHFISLSKREADIVIALERPEHGPYVCCKLTDYRLQLYATQDYLDKHPAIRRPADLGKHSFISYVDDLAFSSELLYLANVLPGASANLRSTSVIAQFVAAQQGRSLAILPCFLAAQDPRLLPVLPQEINITRQFWMYCREDLRKLKRITLLWDYIRAVTEQNQRLLMGESREMLFAD; from the coding sequence ATGCAAAAAAACATCACCTCTTTAGGCTCCCTGAACTGGGACGACCTCAAGTTTTTCCTTGAAGTCGCCCGGACCCGCAAGGCCAGCACTGCGGCCAAACGCCTGGCGGTCGACTACACCACCGTGTCGCGGCGCATCAGTTCGCTGGAAGCTTCACTGGGGACTTTGCTGTTCGAAAAATCCCGGACCAGCGGTTTCGTCCTGACCGCCGAGGGCCAGCGATTGTTGGGTTACGCCGAGTCGATCGAAAGCACGCTGCACATGGCCTGCGAGCAGGTTTCCGGTTCCGGAGTGGCCTTGTCCGGCCACGTGCGGATGGGCTGCACCGAGGGTTTCGGCAGCTTCTTCATCACGCCGCAGTTGAGTCACTTCGTCGACGCCTACCCGGCGATCTCGGTGGATATCCTGCCGTTGCCGCACTTCATCAGTCTGTCCAAGCGCGAGGCGGACATCGTCATCGCCCTGGAGCGCCCGGAACACGGGCCCTACGTGTGCTGCAAACTGACGGACTATCGCTTGCAGCTGTATGCGACCCAGGACTACCTCGACAAACACCCGGCCATCCGCCGCCCGGCAGACTTGGGCAAACATTCCTTCATCAGTTATGTGGATGATCTGGCGTTCAGCTCGGAGCTGCTGTACCTGGCGAACGTGCTGCCCGGCGCCAGCGCCAATCTGCGCAGCACCAGCGTGATCGCGCAGTTCGTGGCGGCGCAGCAAGGACGGTCGCTGGCGATCCTGCCATGCTTCCTTGCCGCGCAGGACCCACGCCTGCTGCCGGTGCTGCCGCAAGAGATCAACATCACTCGACAGTTCTGGATGTACTGCCGCGAAGACCTGCGCAAGCTCAAGCGGATCACGTTGTTGTGGGATTACATCCGCGCGGTGACTGAGCAGAATCAGCGCCTGTTAATGGGTGAAAGTCGAGAGATGCTGTTCGCCGATTAA